In Aureibaculum algae, the following are encoded in one genomic region:
- a CDS encoding AAA family ATPase → MAAAEQIKSLIKSFGDGDESRFFATAMQIAASEARKGHTTFAQELKNLIERAKKERSNSFLDKRKTISISKPKRELNELIEVFQPKIKLNDMVLDKQVRESLDRVVEEQRKVDLLRQHNLTPKRKLLLTGIPGCGKTMTAQALAGELGLTVFIIRLDGLMSKFMGESIAKLRMIFDAMEDHRGVYLFDEFDSIGAQRDQGQDVGEIKRVLNSFLINIEKDQSNSIVIAATNLPDSLDKALFRRFDDIIRYPLPEIGEIKKVLKKNLYGFSLSTKTSLDKIAKQAIGLSYSDIVGACEEAIKEMIIFSKTKVTVSSLMTSLEKRKL, encoded by the coding sequence ATGGCTGCAGCAGAACAAATAAAAAGTTTAATTAAATCTTTCGGAGATGGAGATGAATCTCGATTCTTTGCGACTGCTATGCAAATTGCAGCTTCTGAAGCAAGAAAGGGGCATACTACTTTTGCACAAGAACTAAAAAATCTAATAGAACGGGCAAAAAAAGAGCGTTCAAATTCCTTTTTAGATAAAAGGAAGACTATTTCAATATCTAAACCCAAACGAGAATTAAATGAACTTATTGAAGTATTTCAACCTAAGATTAAGCTCAATGATATGGTTTTGGATAAACAGGTTAGAGAATCCTTAGATCGCGTTGTAGAAGAGCAAAGAAAAGTAGATCTTTTAAGACAACATAATCTAACTCCAAAAAGGAAACTATTGTTGACAGGTATACCTGGTTGTGGAAAGACAATGACTGCTCAAGCCTTAGCAGGTGAATTAGGTCTTACTGTTTTTATAATACGACTTGACGGCCTTATGTCAAAATTTATGGGAGAATCCATAGCAAAATTGAGAATGATATTTGATGCTATGGAAGATCATAGAGGGGTTTATTTATTTGACGAATTTGATTCCATCGGTGCTCAAAGAGATCAAGGACAAGATGTTGGGGAAATAAAGAGAGTTCTAAATAGCTTTCTTATTAACATTGAAAAAGATCAATCTAATAGCATTGTAATTGCAGCAACTAATTTACCTGATTCTTTAGACAAAGCATTATTCAGAAGATTTGATGATATTATCCGTTATCCATTACCAGAAATTGGAGAGATTAAAAAAGTTCTAAAAAAGAATCTATATGGATTCTCATTATCAACAAAAACATCTCTTGATAAAATTGCTAAACAAGCCATAGGACTTAGTTATTCAGATATTGTTGGAGCTTGTGAAGAGGCCATAAAGGAAATGATAATTTTTAGTAAAACTAAAGTTACTGTGTCATCTCTTATGACTTCACTTGAAAAGCGAAAACTATAA
- a CDS encoding S8 family peptidase — protein MTDQTPLRHIKIEGYSQTRDYISPRRGNSPPIKIRDRRVHGSRIQQHINSIKKQFDSLKEIDLPDGIVRDDAVYVEFISDYDFELAFDSLNSDAAIPKFQLLNIKKETTEDGSRYRVNVMLTEGGISHFLIKVNEYISENTRYKGKETETPKNNKLISNIESIQLATLEAFWTEPRENPFPEENDIVWWEVWFRKKKGIEPASEYNKIIYQLGLVDAQISEQELIFPEHFIKLVKASPRQLSESLFLLDNLAELRKPKETADFFTNLNISEKEDAVNELKSRIENHTTKNSVAICILDAGVQKQHPLLRDFIPNSNLFSYKLDSWGTHDSGSGIEGGHGTGMAGLALYGDLTAAFSSTSNIQIYHQLESVKFINKPDPHNPLFYGAVTLEAVNTPIVSAPFRPRIYCMAVTDKDQAYYGRPSSWSASLDKITFGSEDENLEKQLFFVSGGNVIIETPSEFPDKNVLESVHDPAQAFNAITVGAYTEMDTIDYNEFPDSELLAESGGMSPANSTSVIWENDWAIKPDIVMEGGNLINQRGDIVTSHSLRLLTIHKNYRSNLLQTFGDTSAATALASRFAARLKNEYPGLWQETIRGLMIHSSDWTQTMLGGKSIQDVASFNKDEKRNLLRSFGYGVPNLEKALYSAKNSLTLIAEKEIKPFKKEGNIKFNDIHYFELPWPAEVLQDSLGETDVKLNITLSYFIEPNPGSRKYSNKFSYQSHGLRFNVIKPNEDVETFHKRVNKNTREEGESGFSGESWIIKEQYRNKGSIHRDFWIGSGADLATRNQIAVYPVSGWYRMRKKLEMYDSSVRYSLIITIEAPKIDVDIYTPIRVLIPIEV, from the coding sequence ATGACTGACCAAACCCCTCTTAGGCATATAAAAATTGAAGGCTATTCTCAAACTAGAGATTACATAAGCCCTAGACGAGGTAATTCCCCTCCTATTAAAATCCGTGATAGAAGGGTTCATGGGAGTAGAATCCAACAGCATATAAATAGTATAAAAAAACAGTTTGATTCCTTAAAAGAAATTGATCTTCCTGATGGTATAGTTCGTGATGATGCTGTTTATGTAGAGTTTATTTCTGACTACGATTTTGAACTTGCTTTTGATAGTCTGAATAGTGATGCAGCAATTCCTAAATTTCAACTTCTCAATATCAAAAAAGAAACCACAGAAGATGGTTCTAGATATAGGGTAAATGTAATGTTAACTGAAGGAGGAATAAGTCATTTCTTAATAAAAGTAAATGAATACATTTCAGAGAACACAAGATATAAAGGAAAAGAAACAGAAACGCCAAAGAACAATAAGCTTATAAGTAATATTGAATCCATTCAACTTGCAACATTAGAAGCATTTTGGACAGAACCTCGTGAAAACCCATTCCCAGAAGAAAATGATATAGTTTGGTGGGAAGTATGGTTTAGAAAGAAAAAAGGAATTGAGCCTGCTTCAGAATATAATAAAATAATCTATCAATTGGGATTAGTTGACGCTCAAATTTCTGAACAAGAATTAATCTTCCCTGAACATTTTATTAAATTAGTAAAAGCTTCCCCTCGTCAACTTTCAGAATCACTTTTTTTACTTGATAATCTTGCTGAATTAAGAAAACCTAAAGAAACTGCTGATTTCTTTACCAACTTAAATATATCGGAAAAAGAAGATGCTGTTAATGAACTTAAAAGTAGGATTGAAAATCATACAACTAAAAATAGTGTAGCAATTTGCATATTAGATGCTGGTGTTCAAAAACAACATCCTTTACTAAGAGATTTTATCCCCAATAGTAACCTTTTTAGTTATAAGCTAGATAGTTGGGGAACACACGACAGTGGCAGTGGAATTGAAGGAGGTCATGGAACAGGCATGGCAGGACTCGCACTTTATGGAGACCTTACTGCCGCTTTTTCTTCGACAAGTAATATTCAAATCTATCACCAATTGGAATCTGTCAAATTCATAAATAAGCCTGACCCTCACAATCCGCTTTTTTATGGTGCAGTTACTTTGGAGGCAGTCAACACACCTATTGTTTCTGCTCCATTTCGCCCAAGAATATATTGTATGGCGGTGACAGATAAAGATCAAGCATATTATGGCCGTCCTTCATCTTGGTCAGCATCTTTAGACAAAATCACTTTTGGTAGTGAAGATGAAAATTTGGAGAAACAATTATTTTTTGTTTCAGGCGGAAATGTAATCATTGAAACTCCTAGTGAATTTCCAGATAAAAATGTTTTAGAATCAGTACATGATCCAGCTCAGGCATTTAATGCAATAACCGTTGGAGCTTATACTGAAATGGATACTATTGATTATAACGAATTTCCAGACTCAGAATTATTGGCAGAAAGTGGAGGAATGTCACCAGCTAATTCAACATCTGTAATTTGGGAAAATGATTGGGCTATAAAACCCGACATAGTTATGGAAGGCGGAAATCTAATAAACCAAAGAGGTGATATTGTAACCTCTCATTCCTTACGACTTTTAACTATACACAAAAATTATCGCTCAAATTTATTGCAAACCTTTGGAGACACCAGTGCAGCAACGGCATTAGCTTCTCGTTTTGCTGCTAGACTAAAAAATGAATATCCAGGTTTATGGCAAGAAACAATTAGAGGTTTAATGATCCATTCTTCTGATTGGACACAAACCATGTTAGGCGGTAAAAGTATACAAGACGTAGCATCTTTTAATAAAGACGAGAAAAGAAACCTATTGCGGTCTTTCGGATATGGTGTTCCAAATTTAGAAAAAGCTCTTTATAGTGCAAAAAATTCATTGACATTAATCGCAGAAAAAGAAATAAAACCATTCAAGAAGGAAGGTAATATCAAGTTTAATGATATTCATTATTTTGAACTTCCCTGGCCAGCAGAAGTTCTTCAAGATAGCTTAGGAGAGACAGATGTAAAATTGAATATTACACTTTCTTACTTTATTGAACCAAATCCCGGTAGCAGAAAATACAGTAATAAATTCAGCTATCAATCACATGGTTTAAGATTCAATGTTATTAAACCAAATGAAGATGTAGAGACTTTTCATAAACGAGTGAATAAAAACACTCGTGAAGAAGGAGAAAGCGGATTTTCTGGAGAGAGTTGGATAATTAAAGAACAATACCGAAATAAAGGATCAATCCACCGTGATTTTTGGATTGGTTCTGGTGCAGATTTAGCCACGAGAAATCAAATAGCAGTTTACCCCGTTTCTGGCTGGTACAGAATGAGAAAAAAACTTGAAATGTATGATTCTTCTGTGAGATATAGCTTAATTATTACAATTGAAGCACCTAAAATTGACGTAGATATTTACACTCCAATAAGAGTATTAATTCCTATAGAAGTATAA
- a CDS encoding HAD family hydrolase, with translation MNFKGVLFDLDGTLVNSLEDIANAMNSVLSHYNYPTHTLADYKSFTGKGILSLVQVALPKTARDEKTVTSCHQQFLEIYSENCTVNTKPYDGIVALLDELKARQLKLAVFSNKADHFTKKIVETLMPGYFNSVAGLKIEAYKKPNPLVALQICEQLNIKPEETIYVGDTNVDMQTATNATMYGVGVLWGFRSKEELIENGAKQTLNHPLDLLQSL, from the coding sequence ATGAATTTTAAAGGCGTACTCTTTGATTTAGACGGTACATTGGTAAACTCACTAGAAGACATTGCCAATGCAATGAATAGTGTGTTGTCCCATTATAATTACCCTACACATACCTTAGCAGACTACAAGTCATTTACCGGAAAAGGAATTTTAAGCTTAGTTCAAGTAGCCTTACCAAAAACGGCCCGAGATGAAAAAACAGTGACTTCATGTCATCAGCAATTTCTAGAAATTTACAGTGAAAATTGCACCGTTAACACAAAACCTTATGACGGTATTGTTGCTTTGCTTGACGAATTAAAAGCTCGCCAATTAAAACTTGCGGTTTTTTCTAATAAAGCAGATCATTTCACTAAAAAAATAGTAGAAACCTTAATGCCTGGTTATTTTAATAGCGTTGCAGGCTTAAAAATTGAAGCTTATAAAAAACCCAATCCCTTAGTGGCCTTACAAATTTGTGAGCAGTTAAACATAAAACCCGAAGAGACTATTTATGTTGGCGATACCAATGTAGATATGCAAACGGCTACCAATGCAACTATGTATGGTGTTGGCGTACTTTGGGGCTTTAGAAGCAAAGAAGAGCTTATCGAAAACGGAGCAAAACAAACACTAAACCACCCTTTAGATTTACTACAATCTTTATAA
- a CDS encoding aldo/keto reductase, with protein MKTRQLGNNGFNVSEIGLGTWQIGGNWGQDFSTQKAMDILTTAVENGVTFFDTADVYGDGKSEAFIGEFLKNTDTKIKVATKFGRGATVFPNNYTKDELKKGIEASLNRLGVTSLDLMQLHCIPTAELKKGDIFDWLRDFKSEGLIKNFGASVESVEEGLLCLEQDGLLALQIIFNIFRQKPITELFSQAEAKGVGIIVRLPLASGLLTGKFTKETKFHEEDHRNFNKDGAFFNVGETFAGLPFEKGIEITEALKAYVPEGLTLTQMALRWILDHKAVSTIIPGASSPKQAENNAFVSSIAPLSKELHQELTEFYNTAIHEYIRGVY; from the coding sequence ATGAAAACACGACAATTAGGCAACAACGGATTCAACGTAAGTGAAATTGGTTTAGGCACATGGCAAATTGGAGGTAATTGGGGGCAAGATTTTTCAACCCAAAAAGCCATGGATATATTAACTACCGCCGTAGAAAATGGGGTTACGTTTTTTGATACTGCTGATGTGTATGGAGACGGAAAAAGTGAAGCCTTTATTGGCGAGTTTTTAAAAAATACAGATACAAAAATTAAAGTGGCTACTAAATTTGGTAGAGGAGCAACTGTTTTTCCGAATAACTATACTAAAGATGAGCTTAAAAAAGGTATTGAAGCATCACTAAACAGACTTGGCGTAACCTCTTTAGATCTCATGCAATTGCATTGTATACCCACCGCTGAATTAAAAAAAGGTGACATATTTGATTGGTTACGGGATTTTAAAAGTGAAGGACTCATTAAAAATTTTGGTGCAAGTGTAGAATCTGTTGAAGAAGGGTTACTCTGCTTGGAGCAAGACGGCTTACTAGCCTTACAGATTATTTTTAACATCTTTAGACAAAAACCAATTACTGAATTGTTTTCACAAGCCGAAGCTAAAGGCGTGGGCATTATTGTTAGGCTGCCCTTAGCCAGTGGTTTGCTTACAGGTAAGTTCACCAAAGAAACTAAATTTCATGAAGAAGATCATAGAAATTTTAATAAAGACGGTGCCTTTTTTAATGTAGGCGAAACTTTTGCCGGACTTCCTTTTGAAAAGGGTATTGAAATTACGGAAGCTCTAAAAGCATACGTTCCTGAAGGTTTAACCTTAACACAAATGGCATTACGTTGGATCTTAGACCACAAGGCGGTTTCAACAATAATACCTGGAGCTAGCTCACCAAAACAAGCAGAAAACAATGCTTTTGTTTCTAGTATAGCACCATTATCTAAGGAACTGCATCAAGAACTCACTGAATTTTATAATACGGCTATTCACGAATACATTCGCGGGGTTTATTAA
- a CDS encoding YfcC family protein, protein MRFKKLKFPSAQTILLIIAGLVALLTWVVPAGKFDSLTYDATANAFTKTSLETTTTLPATQQTLDNLQIKIPLEKFTSGAIYKPIGIPNTYQQLTSKPQGFAAFMQSPIKGIIAAADIIFLVLIIGGLIGIMNLTGAFDAGIAWLAKALEGREFILIILVTCLVALGGTTFGLAEETIAFFPILIPVFIAAKYDAMVGLACIFLGSSIGTMCSTVNPFSTIIASDAAGINWTTGLNGRFLMLIIVLFISIWYILRYAKRVKNDPTKSIIYDQKEEIEALFHIKETNAKLKLTNRLRLILLVFTLSFVIMIVGVSKLDWWFVEMTTTFLVGAIIIGFLGKIKESNFVEAFSKGAGELLGVAFIIGIARGVSVLMDDGLISDTMLYHASTITEGMNKGVFVNSMLYIYGGLSFFIPSSSGMAVLTMPVMSPLADTVGVGREVIVNTYQYGMGLFYFINPTGLILASLAIVKIGYDKWLKFVLPLFITVILVTMIALTISVYL, encoded by the coding sequence ATGCGTTTCAAAAAATTAAAATTCCCCTCAGCACAAACCATTTTATTAATAATTGCGGGTTTAGTGGCCCTACTCACATGGGTAGTACCTGCCGGAAAATTTGATAGCTTAACCTATGATGCTACTGCCAACGCATTTACCAAAACAAGTTTAGAAACAACCACAACATTACCTGCCACACAACAAACCTTAGACAATTTACAGATTAAAATACCCTTAGAAAAATTTACCAGTGGTGCTATTTACAAGCCTATTGGCATCCCCAACACCTACCAACAATTAACATCTAAACCACAAGGTTTTGCCGCTTTTATGCAGTCGCCCATAAAAGGGATTATTGCCGCGGCAGATATTATTTTCTTAGTCTTAATTATTGGCGGTCTTATTGGTATTATGAACCTCACCGGAGCATTTGATGCCGGTATTGCTTGGCTAGCAAAAGCCTTAGAAGGAAGAGAATTTATTTTAATTATTCTAGTTACCTGTTTGGTAGCCTTAGGCGGAACCACTTTTGGATTGGCAGAAGAAACCATTGCCTTTTTCCCGATATTAATTCCCGTTTTTATAGCTGCAAAATACGATGCTATGGTTGGTTTGGCGTGTATCTTTTTAGGCTCTTCCATTGGCACGATGTGCTCTACGGTAAATCCGTTTTCAACCATAATAGCCTCTGATGCTGCGGGTATCAATTGGACCACCGGACTCAACGGTCGGTTTTTAATGCTAATCATTGTACTTTTTATCAGTATTTGGTACATATTGCGTTATGCCAAACGTGTAAAAAACGACCCTACAAAATCTATTATTTACGATCAGAAAGAAGAAATAGAAGCACTTTTTCACATTAAAGAAACCAATGCTAAACTTAAATTAACCAACAGATTACGATTAATTTTATTGGTATTTACCTTGAGTTTTGTCATTATGATTGTTGGCGTTTCTAAATTAGATTGGTGGTTTGTAGAAATGACCACTACCTTTTTAGTAGGAGCTATAATTATAGGGTTTTTAGGAAAAATAAAAGAATCTAACTTTGTAGAAGCCTTTTCTAAAGGAGCTGGTGAATTGTTAGGGGTGGCCTTTATTATAGGTATTGCCAGAGGTGTTTCTGTACTTATGGACGATGGCTTAATTAGCGATACCATGTTATACCATGCAAGCACAATTACCGAAGGCATGAACAAAGGTGTTTTTGTAAATTCCATGCTTTATATTTACGGAGGCTTGTCCTTTTTTATTCCGTCTTCTTCGGGTATGGCGGTATTAACCATGCCTGTTATGTCTCCATTGGCTGATACTGTTGGCGTAGGCAGAGAAGTGATTGTGAACACGTACCAATATGGTATGGGTTTGTTTTATTTTATAAACCCCACAGGCCTAATTTTAGCCTCTTTAGCTATTGTAAAAATTGGTTATGACAAATGGTTAAAATTTGTACTTCCCTTATTTATTACGGTTATTTTAGTAACCATGATAGCACTTACAATTTCTGTGTATTTATGA
- a CDS encoding DUF3995 domain-containing protein — MILAIILSLVFFLLAAIHFHWVFGGSFGFAASLPTKTTGEGVLNPKKMDSAVVAIALTTFGLFYLVKDHLINVNLPTWIFTYFTWIIPAIFLLRAMGDFKYIGFFKRVKTTDFARLDNLFFSPLCLIIGVLGILTEVLG, encoded by the coding sequence ATGATACTTGCTATAATTTTAAGTCTGGTCTTTTTTTTATTAGCAGCAATTCATTTCCATTGGGTTTTTGGAGGCAGTTTTGGTTTTGCCGCTTCATTGCCCACGAAAACAACTGGCGAAGGTGTTTTAAATCCCAAAAAAATGGACAGTGCCGTTGTTGCCATTGCACTGACCACTTTTGGCCTTTTTTATTTGGTGAAAGACCATCTCATTAACGTAAATCTTCCAACATGGATATTTACCTATTTCACGTGGATTATTCCTGCTATTTTCTTATTAAGAGCTATGGGAGATTTTAAGTATATCGGTTTTTTTAAACGGGTAAAAACTACTGATTTTGCCAGATTAGATAACCTCTTCTTTTCTCCTTTGTGTTTAATTATTGGTGTTTTGGGAATTTTGACTGAAGTATTGGGGTAA
- a CDS encoding DUF4287 domain-containing protein produces the protein MEKALQTMIDNMPEKTGKSLEQWKSILQSKDFEKHGEAVKYLKSEHQVTHGFANTIATLSKENNDTAEDLVTNQYKGKEGLFPIYEKLIATVKSFGNDVTITPKKTTVSIIRKRQFALIKPATKTRIDLGLKLKDVPTTDRLENSGPFGTMCTHRVKLNSTAEIDKQLFNWLKEAYEKAE, from the coding sequence ATGGAAAAAGCATTACAAACAATGATTGACAATATGCCTGAGAAAACAGGTAAATCATTAGAACAATGGAAAAGTATACTACAATCTAAAGACTTCGAAAAACATGGCGAAGCTGTAAAGTATTTAAAAAGTGAGCATCAAGTTACGCATGGATTTGCAAATACAATTGCTACACTTTCAAAAGAAAATAATGACACTGCTGAGGACTTGGTTACCAACCAATACAAAGGTAAAGAAGGTTTATTTCCCATTTATGAAAAATTAATTGCTACCGTAAAATCTTTTGGTAATGATGTTACTATAACTCCAAAGAAAACAACGGTAAGCATTATAAGAAAACGGCAGTTTGCGTTAATAAAACCTGCAACCAAAACCCGAATTGATTTAGGTTTAAAATTAAAAGATGTTCCAACTACAGACCGACTTGAAAACTCCGGTCCTTTTGGAACCATGTGTACGCACCGCGTAAAATTAAATTCAACCGCCGAAATTGATAAGCAGTTATTCAATTGGTTAAAAGAAGCTTACGAAAAAGCAGAATAA
- the brnQ gene encoding branched-chain amino acid transport system II carrier protein, producing MNKTKEILITGFALFSLFFGAGNLLLPPLLGYNAGSDWFLVTLGFMITAVVIPILGIFAHAKLQGTMYDFGKKVSPVFSVIYCVIVYIIAIAIPSPRTAAATHEIAIYPLFKTSPLLTSSVYFGLVLLFVLNRSKILSFIGKFLTPLIVVMLFLVIGIGLFSSDMLMNPSNFKTPIVDGLLEGYQTFDAIGAVVVGAVIIISLNLKSNASFEANKVLIKKAGFIAGSGLFIIYAGLIALGSFYGAEIFIDDALSSDMQRANLLMGISLRTLGPIGNLFLSVLIALACFTTAVGIVTGTADYFKGLFKNSQKAYVITAVLGCVLGILVGQLNFYSIIMIALPVLMFIYPITIILILLNVVPDKFASKAVFRMVVIITFLFSIPDFLQFILPAESLSGIQSSIPLANYSLGWVLPAFVMFILVNIIDLYKARKNYSPAR from the coding sequence GTGAATAAAACAAAAGAAATTCTTATCACTGGGTTTGCCTTGTTCTCCTTATTTTTTGGAGCAGGTAATTTATTACTGCCGCCTTTATTAGGTTATAATGCAGGTTCTGACTGGTTTTTGGTAACATTGGGCTTTATGATTACTGCTGTAGTGATACCGATACTCGGTATTTTTGCACATGCCAAATTACAAGGAACCATGTACGATTTTGGTAAAAAGGTTTCCCCCGTTTTTAGTGTAATCTATTGTGTAATTGTCTACATCATTGCGATAGCCATACCTTCACCTAGAACTGCCGCTGCCACACATGAAATTGCCATTTATCCACTTTTTAAAACAAGTCCGTTATTAACCAGTAGTGTATATTTCGGATTGGTGCTGTTATTTGTGCTCAATCGCTCTAAAATATTAAGTTTCATAGGTAAGTTTTTGACGCCTCTCATTGTGGTCATGCTCTTTTTAGTAATTGGGATTGGTTTGTTTTCTAGTGATATGCTGATGAATCCATCTAACTTTAAGACGCCAATTGTAGATGGTCTGTTAGAAGGGTATCAAACTTTTGATGCTATTGGTGCCGTTGTGGTGGGAGCCGTTATCATTATTTCACTAAATTTAAAAAGTAATGCTTCATTTGAGGCTAATAAAGTGTTGATTAAAAAGGCAGGCTTTATAGCGGGCTCAGGTTTGTTTATAATTTATGCGGGACTCATTGCTTTAGGGTCATTTTATGGTGCAGAAATATTTATTGACGACGCTTTAAGTAGTGATATGCAAAGAGCCAATCTATTGATGGGAATTAGTCTACGAACCTTAGGCCCCATTGGGAATTTATTTTTAAGTGTTTTGATAGCGTTGGCTTGTTTTACAACTGCTGTAGGGATAGTTACAGGTACAGCCGATTACTTTAAAGGTTTGTTTAAAAACTCTCAGAAAGCCTATGTAATAACCGCAGTATTGGGTTGTGTGTTAGGTATTTTAGTAGGGCAGCTTAATTTCTATTCTATTATTATGATTGCTTTACCCGTTTTAATGTTTATTTATCCGATAACCATCATACTGATTTTATTGAATGTGGTACCCGACAAATTTGCTTCTAAAGCTGTTTTTAGAATGGTAGTCATCATTACTTTTTTATTCAGTATACCAGATTTTTTACAGTTTATACTTCCTGCAGAAAGTTTAAGCGGCATACAAAGTAGTATTCCGTTAGCCAACTATAGTCTGGGTTGGGTATTACCTGCTTTTGTAATGTTTATTTTAGTGAATATAATAGATCTCTATAAAGCTCGAAAAAACTACAGTCCTGCTCGGTAA
- a CDS encoding alpha/beta fold hydrolase: MDNFFTYKNTAVRYRTSGKGAAVILLHGFLEDLTMWDAVSEELSKRNKVISIDLLGHGASDNLGYIHTMEEQAEMVMAVLKHLKLRKYVIIGHSMGGYINLAFAKLFPSTIKGVCLMNSTFEADSKEKKINRDRAIVAVKQNHKTFIRMSIPNLFCEQNRTRFNTEIEHIINSALKLSLQGIIASLEGMKIRKDSTSFFKKATFKKMLILGAKDPVLDSELLKNQVKNTEIEVVEFPDGHMSHIENKNELIKTLIDFIKSCN, encoded by the coding sequence ATGGATAATTTTTTTACATACAAAAATACCGCGGTACGGTATCGTACTTCTGGTAAAGGAGCTGCTGTTATCTTACTTCATGGGTTTTTAGAAGATTTAACCATGTGGGATGCCGTTTCTGAAGAACTTTCAAAAAGAAATAAAGTAATATCTATTGACTTATTAGGTCATGGAGCATCCGATAATTTAGGATATATCCATACCATGGAAGAGCAAGCTGAAATGGTAATGGCGGTCTTAAAACATCTGAAATTACGCAAATATGTAATTATCGGACATAGCATGGGTGGCTATATTAATCTTGCATTTGCTAAGTTATTCCCAAGCACAATTAAAGGCGTTTGTTTGATGAACTCAACCTTTGAAGCAGATAGTAAAGAGAAAAAAATAAACCGAGATAGGGCTATTGTAGCCGTAAAACAAAATCATAAGACATTTATAAGAATGTCAATTCCCAATTTATTTTGCGAACAAAATAGAACCAGATTTAATACGGAAATTGAGCACATCATAAACAGTGCTTTAAAATTATCACTTCAAGGAATTATAGCCTCTTTAGAAGGAATGAAAATTAGAAAAGACAGTACAAGTTTCTTTAAAAAAGCTACCTTTAAAAAAATGTTGATTCTCGGAGCAAAAGATCCTGTTTTAGATTCAGAATTACTTAAAAACCAAGTAAAAAATACCGAAATTGAAGTAGTTGAATTCCCTGACGGACATATGAGTCATATTGAAAATAAAAATGAGCTCATTAAAACACTCATAGATTTTATAAAATCTTGTAATTAA
- a CDS encoding TlpA disulfide reductase family protein, whose protein sequence is MQRILFLLTIILFTSCSKKENSTFTLQGKINNSENKYILLQQESDIERKISKLIDTIKLDENGNFEYALNDEPHYYTLVLNENENIPLAIAKDQQITIESINSKPLVTGSKDTDLLNAYEKLRKESLDRLVNTIRKQIVAENKSENPNPKTIDSLGKLELKNYDLHLAELNTFIKDKMGTSIAIYPTSLRWKDNNIKFFDSLTSAFETAHPDLAISKKLREKVTRLQQTALGGKVPGIVMTAANKDTVSLFSITEKYTLIDFWASWCGPCRRESDILNKLYEKYKDKGFTIYGVSLDTNEKQWTNAMAKDHRIWANVSSLQGFETPAAYNFAVTALPMNYLIDSKGIIIAKNLHGEELEKLVDQVMAN, encoded by the coding sequence ATGCAGCGAATACTATTTTTATTGACAATTATTCTTTTTACATCATGTTCTAAAAAAGAAAACTCAACGTTCACATTACAGGGTAAGATTAATAATTCTGAAAATAAGTATATCCTTCTACAACAAGAAAGTGATATAGAACGGAAAATTTCTAAACTAATAGATACTATAAAATTAGACGAAAATGGAAATTTTGAGTACGCACTTAATGATGAGCCGCACTACTATACTTTAGTACTTAATGAAAATGAAAACATACCACTAGCAATAGCTAAAGATCAGCAAATTACTATAGAGTCCATTAATTCTAAACCGTTGGTTACCGGTTCAAAAGATACCGACTTGCTTAATGCGTATGAAAAGTTGCGAAAAGAATCTTTAGACCGCTTGGTAAACACCATCAGGAAACAAATTGTTGCTGAAAACAAATCTGAAAACCCAAACCCAAAAACCATTGATTCTTTAGGTAAATTAGAGTTAAAAAATTATGATTTGCATTTGGCTGAATTAAACACTTTTATAAAGGATAAAATGGGAACTAGCATCGCCATTTACCCTACGTCATTGCGATGGAAAGATAATAATATTAAATTCTTTGATAGCTTAACTAGTGCTTTTGAAACTGCTCATCCTGATTTAGCTATTTCTAAAAAATTAAGAGAAAAAGTAACGCGATTACAACAAACGGCATTAGGCGGAAAAGTACCAGGTATTGTAATGACAGCAGCCAATAAAGATACTGTTAGCCTTTTTTCTATCACCGAAAAATATACGCTAATCGATTTTTGGGCAAGTTGGTGTGGACCCTGCCGAAGAGAAAGTGACATCTTAAATAAATTGTACGAAAAGTATAAAGACAAAGGCTTTACTATTTACGGAGTGTCTTTAGATACCAATGAAAAACAATGGACCAATGCCATGGCTAAAGACCATAGAATTTGGGCAAATGTATCTTCCTTACAAGGTTTTGAAACACCAGCCGCATATAATTTTGCAGTAACAGCGTTACCTATGAATTATTTAATAGATAGTAAAGGCATAATAATTGCCAAAAATTTACATGGGGAAGAGTTAGAAAAATTGGTTGATCAAGTAATGGCGAACTAA